The DNA window ATTTTCAGAATCGTTTTGGATCCTACGGTTTCGGAAGTTACGATGATTTCTTCGAGTTTTCCGTTCTTCTCAACGAAGAATTTACCTGGTTCGGAACGAAGCGCACAAAGAGTTTGAACGTTTCCTTCTTTTTCAGCGGTGATATCCAGTCTGCTTCCGAAGTTCGTATAAACCAAAGTCAGCTTCTCTCCTTTTTCTTCAAAAGACTTCACATATTTACCGTCTTGATCGTATTCGTTGTAACCGACGGGGTTGCTTCCGGACCAGAATTCGATCAGGTTGAAAAGAATGAGATCAAAGAAAAATCCCACAGCATACAGAATGCTGAAAGGAAAATACATTACGAGAGTCTTGATGAACTTCGCCAGCAAACCGCTACCGATATTGAAACTTTCGTTTACGTCATATACTTTTTTAACGATCGCAAACTTACCGAAACAATTCGCGAAAGAAAGAAGAAGAGTCATGGGGAGAAGAATTGCTACGATAGCCTTACGAAACTTATTTTGTTGCATGAAAGAACAACCCCTTTGTCAGATTTTTGAGAATTGAATCCTTTCCCGGAAATTATGCAAGATTTTTCTTTTTTCGCAGGGGAAAATCGAGTTTGGCGCGCAAAGAAGTACGGTCATAATTCCTTGACCGGAACCGTGTTCGGAAAAAGATAGAGGGAACATCGGGAGCGGAAGGTTGCTTTTTCCTACTTTAGAATTTTTCGTATTTTTTATCTTCGTATTCCTGGTTTACTGGTATCTGATTCCGTTTTTTTTCGGAAGGGATGCGAAAGCTCTAACGATCACGCACTTCTTCCTTTTAATCCTAAGTTATTATTTCTACATGAGCTGGGATTGGAGATTCGGAGGATTGATCCTTCTTTCCACGGTCTTGGATTTCGTTCTCGCCGCGAGAATCCATTCTTCCCAAAATCAAAGAACGCGTTTTATTCTGATCACGGTCAGCCTTGTTCTGAACCTCGTGTTCATTCTCGGTTTTTTCAAATATTATAATTTCTTTGCGGATTCGATCAATCTCTTCCTCGGCCATTTCGGTGTGACTAACGCGCTGCCGATTCTTCATATCATTCTCCCCGTGGGAATTTCGTTTTATACGTTTCAATCTTTGAGTTATACGATCGACGTATATCGCGGTCAAATTCTCCCCGAAAAAAGTTTTCTGCGTTTCGCTTTGTTCGTTTCCTTTTTTCCTCAGCTCGTTGCGGGACCGATCGTAACCGCGAGAACCTTTTTGCCTCAGATGGAAACGGTTAAGAATATGACCGAAATTCCGTTTCGAAAGGCGATCCGTTATTTTATTCTCGGGTATATCAAGAAGGTCGTTCTTTCGGATAACGTGGCTCCCATCGTTGATAAAATTTTTTCGCATCCGGAGAACTTCGGAACCGCCGCCATTTGGCTTGCAGCGACCTTGTTTTTGATTCAGATTTATTGCGACTTCAGCGGTTATACGGACATGGCGTATGCGTCCGCACTTCTTCTCGGATACGAACTTCCCGAAAACTTTCGTATGCCGTTTATCGGAAGAAGCGTCACCGAATACTGGAGAAGATGGCATATCACCCTTTCCACTTGGCTCCGCGATTACGTGTATATTTCTCTCGGAGGAAACCGAGCGGGCGCGGTTCGACACAGATTCAATCTTTGGATTACCATGTTTATAGCCGGTTTTTGGCACGGAGCCAACTGGACCTTCATCATTTGGGGAAGTTGTCAGGGAACGATTTTGCTGATCGAAGCGATGTTCAAGAGCTCCAAGGAAAAACGTTTTCCGAACTTCCGTCTTCTTCCCGAAAAGATCGGTGTTCCGATTCAGATCATCGTCACCAACTTGATTTCGATTTCGGTGGGAACTTGGTTCCGCGCGGAATCCGTAGAGAAAGAGTGGGTGATGTTGAAACGGATGTTCGTATACACGGAAGGCGGGCTGCGGCCGTACATGCTCAAAACGGGAATCCCCGTCATTCTTTGCATCATCGTAGGACAATGGCTTGGTTATTGGATCTTCGAAAAAAAGAAAGAATGGAATCCGCCGCTGTGGCTTGAATTTTCCTTTTATCCGGTGATTGCGGTCGTTCTCGCGCTGTTCACTCCGGATCTTGAAATTCCGTTTATCTACTTTCAATTTTGATAAAGAAGAATTCTCGACTAACGGGAATTTAACGCTTCTTTCCGGAAAAGCGGTTTCATTCTCTCTATGTTTGCGGGATTGAAATCCAACCTATCATTTTCGAGTATTCTCGGTAGATTATAAGATCGACAAAAACCTTCTCGACAAACCGTCATTCCGTTGTAACCCTGATCCTGTATGTCCGGCAATCCCGATCCGCAACCGAGAAGTCACCGCTACTATCCTGGTAGCTATGCCGATTATATCATACAAATCGAATTCGGTTTGATCACGCTGCACGCAAAGTTAGGAAACATTTCCGAGACGGGGATTTGTCTGATCTTAAACGGGGAAGACTTGAACGTCACAGAACCCGTTCACGGTTCCGTGATCGAAAAGAAGTCCGGAAAACGCCTCGAGTTTGAAGGAGATATCGTTTGGGCAGGACCGGAAGTCATCGATCACAAATCGAGATTCGTCTACGGCCTTCGATTTCGAGTGCCCATGATTCTCACCGAAACCCTGGTTTTGATCAATCTTTCTCTTCAGGAACCTTGATTCCTCTCTGATTCCATACGTTTCCGGATTGCCATATCCGCTTCCTTGGAGAACTTTGAATCAGGGATTTACCTTCTACCACATGGAACAAAAACAAATCATTTCCAAAAAGCCCACCTTAAGAGAAATCGAAATCGGCCTTCTCAAAAAGATCAAGGAGGGGGACGACGAGGCTTATATCCAGCTCGTCAATCCGTTCCGAGAAAGGCTCTATCGCAAGGCCATCTCGATGGTAAAAGACGGAGACGACGCGGAGGATATCGTACAAGACGCTCTGATCTCCGGTTATCGATCCATCCGAAACTTTCGGGCGGAATCGGGCGTTTATACTTGGCTTTATCGAATCGTCGTCAACAAATCCAAGGACTTGTTAGCGAAACGGAAACGAGCTAAAGAGAATTCCATGGACGATAAGGAATATCAGGTAACGGACGATCGTGTAGGATTCGAAAAAAAAATTGAACTTAGTGATGAGTCCAACTATCTAATTAGCAAAATCAACGAGTTGGAAGATCTCTACAAAGAGGTGATCGAGCTCCGATACTTCGAGGAAATGTCCTACGCGCAGATAGCCGAAGTTTTGGGAACCAACGTGGGAACCGTAAAGAGCAGACTCTTTAAGGCGAAGGAGTTCCTGAAACACTTGATTTTACAAGACGGTAAGGGTGAAGGATACTTTAGGTAAGAAAGATGAAAAGTTTACAGTCAAAATTCAAGATTCCGCTTTTTCTACGAAAGGAAGACGGTGATTTACTCAAGATTGAAAATTCGCTTGTGAAAACGATGTCCGAACTCAGAGACAAACAACTTCGCAATATAAACCTCAGCGAAGATTTCCAGATCCGATTGAAAAATCAACTCAAGGCAATCCAACCCGAACGTGAAAACGGATGGGAAAAAATCCGCGAAAACGTCGTCGCAAACCGCGGTCTGCAATTTTCTTTTTCCGCCATTTTGGCGCTTGCAATCGTCTTCGTAACCTACAACCGATTTGCAAATCCGGGCGATGGAATTCAAAGCGAAAGAGCCGGAACCGTGTTCGGACAGTCCGAAGCCGGCAGCTTTCAAGACATTCCTTCCTCCGGTACGTTCGAGTCCGAAGCCGACAAAGCGCTTCTGAAACAAATTCCATCCACAGCCGAAGCCAGAAGAACGATCGATTCTCTCCGGAAATATTTTTCCGAACGGGGCGATCTGAGAATGGTGGAAGAGCTGGATAAAATTCTGGAATTTACGCAAGGCAACAACTAAATAAGGGTTGTTGTCGCTTCTTTTCAAGCGCTGCTCTTTCCTTGAAACTCAAATGTGGGAACTCCTGCATTTGAGTTTCTATTACGGGATGAATTGTGGGAACTACTACATCACCCACCTGCACGGCAAAACTTTCACCGACAAACAAAGCAGCGGTGAAAGGCAAGTCACACCCAGCAAAATTTACTTTTTAATTCCGTCCTGTCTTCTTTGAAAAAAGCCGGGATCTACGCTGTCCAGGATTCTCTTGGATTCCTGGTAGATTTCGCTGTATTGCATTCCTCTGTAAACGTCCAGAATCAGACAAGCGTGCTGCAGAATTCTGCAGCGGATCTTAAAATCATACAGATCCTTTCTCGAGTTGAGAGTGTCCTTCAAACGGATTAGATTTTGATAATATCCGAGAATTTCCTTTTCGGA is part of the Leptospira yasudae genome and encodes:
- a CDS encoding DUF3332 domain-containing protein; protein product: MQQNKFRKAIVAILLPMTLLLSFANCFGKFAIVKKVYDVNESFNIGSGLLAKFIKTLVMYFPFSILYAVGFFFDLILFNLIEFWSGSNPVGYNEYDQDGKYVKSFEEKGEKLTLVYTNFGSRLDITAEKEGNVQTLCALRSEPGKFFVEKNGKLEEIIVTSETVGSKTILKMAEQGRLKSTKVVDTKTLTELEEKLASDSL
- a CDS encoding MBOAT family O-acyltransferase; its protein translation is MLFPTLEFFVFFIFVFLVYWYLIPFFFGRDAKALTITHFFLLILSYYFYMSWDWRFGGLILLSTVLDFVLAARIHSSQNQRTRFILITVSLVLNLVFILGFFKYYNFFADSINLFLGHFGVTNALPILHIILPVGISFYTFQSLSYTIDVYRGQILPEKSFLRFALFVSFFPQLVAGPIVTARTFLPQMETVKNMTEIPFRKAIRYFILGYIKKVVLSDNVAPIVDKIFSHPENFGTAAIWLAATLFLIQIYCDFSGYTDMAYASALLLGYELPENFRMPFIGRSVTEYWRRWHITLSTWLRDYVYISLGGNRAGAVRHRFNLWITMFIAGFWHGANWTFIIWGSCQGTILLIEAMFKSSKEKRFPNFRLLPEKIGVPIQIIVTNLISISVGTWFRAESVEKEWVMLKRMFVYTEGGLRPYMLKTGIPVILCIIVGQWLGYWIFEKKKEWNPPLWLEFSFYPVIAVVLALFTPDLEIPFIYFQF
- a CDS encoding PilZ domain-containing protein, producing MSGNPDPQPRSHRYYPGSYADYIIQIEFGLITLHAKLGNISETGICLILNGEDLNVTEPVHGSVIEKKSGKRLEFEGDIVWAGPEVIDHKSRFVYGLRFRVPMILTETLVLINLSLQEP
- a CDS encoding RNA polymerase sigma factor, giving the protein MEQKQIISKKPTLREIEIGLLKKIKEGDDEAYIQLVNPFRERLYRKAISMVKDGDDAEDIVQDALISGYRSIRNFRAESGVYTWLYRIVVNKSKDLLAKRKRAKENSMDDKEYQVTDDRVGFEKKIELSDESNYLISKINELEDLYKEVIELRYFEEMSYAQIAEVLGTNVGTVKSRLFKAKEFLKHLILQDGKGEGYFR
- a CDS encoding LIMLP_12425 family protein, giving the protein MKSLQSKFKIPLFLRKEDGDLLKIENSLVKTMSELRDKQLRNINLSEDFQIRLKNQLKAIQPERENGWEKIRENVVANRGLQFSFSAILALAIVFVTYNRFANPGDGIQSERAGTVFGQSEAGSFQDIPSSGTFESEADKALLKQIPSTAEARRTIDSLRKYFSERGDLRMVEELDKILEFTQGNN